From one Pararge aegeria chromosome 21, ilParAegt1.1, whole genome shotgun sequence genomic stretch:
- the LOC120633492 gene encoding ATP-dependent (S)-NAD(P)H-hydrate dehydratase-like has translation MKIFYSILLVLTTELLEINLLIVDECSRIHDFDVIILNNLSKVVIPELDGKIKGEAGKVAIIGGSIEYTGAPYFAAISALKVGADLVYVFTTENAAPVIKSYSPDLIVIPHNAINITSLLHSIHVVVIGPGLGRSTEGLNLAYETIRICKQFRKPLVIDADGLYAIYQNPVILKDYPSPGAILTPNNAEVRRLKQAVTESDIPWYKYWGDFVTVLQKGETDMYFSNNGDYDWSLHEGGSGRRTGGQGDILSGALGTLFNWGLKANLCENTKSAQLAQSVAAYAAAKFTRVCNSNAYKNHGRSMLASDMLNEIHKAFDELFL, from the exons ATGAAGATATTCTACAGTATACTTTTAGTATTGACAACAGAGCTTTTGGAAATCAATCTCTTGATAGTTGATGAGTGTTCTCGCATTCATGATTTTGATGTAATTATACTAAATAATTTAAGCAAAGTGGTCATTCCCGAGTTAGATGGGAAAATAAAAGGTGAAGCTGGAAAAGTTGCAATTATTGGTGGCTCCATTGAATATACTGGAGCACCATATTTTGCGGCTATATCCGCTTTAAAG GTTGGCGCAGATCTGGTTTATGTTTTTACAACCGAAAATGCAGCACCAGTGATAAAATCGTACAGCCCAGATCTCATTGTCATTCCTCACAATGCTATAAATATCACCTCATTACTACATAGTATACACGTGGTTGTAATCGGACCAGGGCTAGGCAGATCAACAGAAGGATTAAACCTGGCATATGAGACCATTCGAATTTGTAAACAGTTTAGAAAACCTTTAGTCATCGATGCAGATGGACTGTACGCAATTTATCAAAATCCCGTTATATTGAAAGATTATCCAAGTCCTGGCGCAATTCTAACACCCAATAATGCAGAAGTCAGACGGTTAAAACAAGCTGTCACTGAAAGTGATATACCATGGTATAAATATTGGGGTGACTTCGTTACAGTTTTACAAAAGGGTGAAACAGATATGTACTTTTCTAACAATGGTGACTATGACTGGTCTCTCCATGAAGGTGGTTCTGGTAGACGCACTGGTGGGCAAGGGGATATTTTATCAGGTGCATTAGGAACTTTATTTAACTGGGGACTAAAGGCCAATCTATGCGAAAACACGAAATCTGCACAACTGGCACAAAGTGTGGCGGCTTACGCAGCAGCTAAGTTTACGAGAGTTTGTAACTCGAACGCTTATAAAAATCATGGCAGAAGTATGCTTGCTTCTGATATGTTAAATGAAATACACAAAGCATTTGATgaattattcttataa